CAGGGCAGcgactagggatgcacattacagaataattaggtattctaggatatcctagaatactttatttcgaatctagaattccgaatctagaatttcgaatctttttttatttataggaaaaaatatttttacccacataagtcagtttattgagtCTCTCATATTAGTCTTGTTTGAtaatgagctgtaaaatgatcaaaattgtactattgggtagtttttgcgtcataaaacgtatagcaggctatgaaaagacgttgcaaaacgtttactctcgaaagtcccacaaacacaaaaatatttttttttcaaaaatattaacttttaaaaattcttaatatagtgtatgagatgacgcatgatgatgtcattaataagaataccgaatcccgtaattagattcgaatacaaaaggattcgaatcttacagattcgaaattctgtaatgtgcatccctagcaGCGACAGTTGTTGgcttatgtatttttttgtatggctgacaaaaaTGTTGGCCTTATTCCTAATATTGACATTGTGAATGtggaaattaataaaaacacctTTTCGGTTACATCATAGTTGGtgtctactatataataagcAAAACAGACGTGTATGAAATCTGTGTAATAACGACGGTTGTTTTcccgccatgccaggataaataagttaaatgaatgtaattataggcgcctaacatgggtatacAGGGTATGCATGCATCCCCATGTTAGGCGCTTATCATAAAGGCCAAAGCAGTTGTTAATAATTAGAATCCTCACAACATAAGGATACAATCTCAAACCTTGAAAGCGAAGATATGATCGCTTGGTAGATATCCGAACACAAACGTCGATCCACTATCAGTGTATTTCATGAAAGTAGCAATCTGGTCCCCAATGAACTTAATAGCAGTGTACCCAGCACTGGTGCGTAGAACTACGAGCCCAAGGATAAATTGAAGACCAATCCCCCAAATAACTGGTCGCCAGTTGATCTGCATCAAGTATATATAGATTAGGTCTAGGCGccacttttttaattttttagcaaaacatATAATTACCCTCCTCTTCAAAATTTGACAAGCATTCTATAAAACGAACCCCTAACATTACATCCACACTATATATGATAACATTGAGATAAAAGACATTAAGTTAAAGCCATAACCCATAGACATACATGACACTAAGCTAGAAGTGTAAGACAAATGTATAAGGTTGGGGACTTTGGGAGTGATGACTGGCTTTTAGCTTCCCAGTTTAGACCAATGAGAAAGCAGTATACATTGCAACAGACGCTACAATCTCATTCTCATTGATCGTTCAAACAGTGGTTTCCATTAGTTTTATCAGTGTGGATGTGGTTTAGATTGCAACACCACGTAGCAggaaacaacaatttttattaaatatgtgGCAAGCAATAATGAGCggatatatatgtaataaactGAAACATCAAACATGGGTATATGTAATACAGCATACTGTAGTAAAACAGTGGTAATGTAGTTTCCAATGTAATTGTAGAAACAATGCAAAGATAGCCAGTTTGACGCTTATATCGTCGTtgcgcaagacacttaacgaacattgctacaacccagttgtcactaataagttgttGCACTCTGTATGTTCcaataatgggccaactctgagcTCCCATATCATGTCTCactatagaacctcacccaaaTGGAACAGAAATAATGTAGTATAGAcatatgcatatacaatgttggggtaatgtgccaactctggcgtaaatcccaggtcccatgacatgcctcactgtaggacctcacccatatagaatagaaatagtGAAgtacatatacatttataGAACGAGTACTTACACATTTTGGTTGCGTAGAAGCACATATACAAACCACCAGTATTACAATGAACCCAACAACTGATATGAGAGTGCTTGGATTCCTTATAATCATATCAACCAACAACCATATACAGAAAGCAACACATATCAAGATCTGAACATATGGCAGAAacctaaaacatatttatttataagttagGTGATTGTTAGGTATTTATTACGTGGTGGCAAACAGAGAACAACTATATGGTTATTGATTATCAGAGTCGTGGAAACACcaagtagtccaactgccagcaaaagtggtgactttggcaatgggtttaaacgaacgtgttaggttttgtttgtgttttccttttgtgggaaggcataaaacagcttttgttTACCTTAGCAAacattttttcgaaaaaatatataaatttacctccattaaatatttttatagctATGTTGATTGTTACAGACAACAAAGGAATGGTTTGTTCACACAATACTACAAGTAAACCTtccaaaactaaataaaaaagaagtaGTATGCCTGGATAGCATAAAGTTGAAACAAATCAGcgaagaaaaaatatatttcgaCAGTACttcacaattttaaatttaaaccagaCTTATATAAGCTATAAATTTGCAACATTTTGCATCAAAGTATTGAAATTAGGTGCGGGTGTacctagggatgcacattacagaataattaggtattctaggatatcctagaatactttatttcgaatctagaattccgaatctagaatttcgaatctttttatatttataggaaaaaataattttacccacataagtcagtttattgactctttcataccCGCCTTGTTGgaacatgagctgtaaaatgatcaaaaattgtactattgggtagtttttgcgtcatgaaacgtatagcaggttatgaaaagacgttacgaaacgtttactcttgaaagtcccacaaacacaaaaatattttttttcaaaattaataagtttcaaaatttgttaatatatagtatgtgAGGTGACCTGTgatgacgtgtgatgacgtcattaaacagaataccgaatcccgtaggattcgaatctcacggatttgaaattctgtaatgtgcatccatAGGTGTACCGTACCTGTATTAAAAGTAATGGAACTAGGCATTGTCCTACTATTACTAACCACCCTAAAACCATAAATGCTAATATTAAAACCCACCGTGTGATCTTGTTCTTGGTTTCCTTTTTAATATGAACCTTTgatttgatttgtttaaagaATAACAAGAATAACTTCTTGAACCTCAACTCGTACAAAACAAGAAACAGAATAACCAGTGTTAGTATGATGAGAGGTTTAGCAGCGAGGGGGTCTCTAGCTATGGCTATGATGAAATACACCATGTAACCTGTAGgggtaataatataatattaatattaactttatttgtcattttgattacagtagcgaaagttaaaaaaatatttaaatgaaaagacaggatatagcgacagaacaaacaaattaaaacacgcttacagttaaaaatatgtttacatttaagtGGAAGAAAGAGCataatattgaaattaaatttgaaaagcAGTTACTACAACAAGGAGTAAATATTTGATATGTTGCTCCATTATATTGATTATAACCATTATGGCCAGATTTTTAGTCCCATAAGCTATAACTATTGGTTATAAtgaatatatacaatatattatagacaatattattttgttttcaaacataaattataCAGCACAgaatacataaatattttactcgAACATATAcagcaaaaatatattattcctGTAAAAGAAATAACTAACTTTTAAGTTAATGAAAATCCAAAATACACGCAAACAGCTACTTCTTTTTATCACTTAGAATACCAAAAGATGCCACAACTAGGAGCTGGCCACTAGAGGCTTCATCGgtacaaaacaattttgatGGTCAATAACACGCAGTTATGTTCACGTTGTTCGTGCATGTTTGAAAGACACCTCGTGAATCCAATACttaagaaacatttaaatcaCTTCTTACCTGTAAGCAACAAGCcaaggaaaatatatttgaagaCAGTTTTCCTTTCAGAGTAAAATGATTTTAGAAATAGGACGGGGATCAAAAGAATCCTAAAAACAATGTGTATATGTTAAGACTGTTAGATTCAATAACATTTCCCAGGCATTTAGAAAACTGtttacaacaacagtcgttataacatgggtgttctgtttcatacacctcaagcccGCTTATGAAttacctcgtatgtaacttatttatcctcgtatggcgaggcaacaacagtcgttataacattggtgttctgttttatacacctcgtgccctcttacgaattaccacgtatataattTGAATTCTTACAAACACACGACGGGCAATTTAGCCACAATATCAAGGTATATCAGCAGCACCATTCTTAACAACAGGGAGAAACATTTTCGTTTTGaaacaagaataaaattttcacCCTATACAACTTCTCCCATTTTTCTGCGAAGCCACCTCAGGTTCAACTTCTTCattcaatttaactttttccCCTTTCTCTAAATCGCATTCTTCAAGTTCGATTGGTTCTTCCTGTAAATCAAGGTTTacgtataaaaacaaagacattTACTGTGCATTAACTACTACACAAACTATTAAAGTTCAGCACTGAAAGAGTGCAGTATTATAATACcatgtaaaaacattttacccacaaagttacatacgtggcaactcgtagaaaacaaggtgtataaaacagaacacccatattataacgacGGCCGTTACCTGTGCCCTGCGAAtgtaaatgagttacattttGATTTATATCATTACTTTTAATACAGTAAATTCGCGaacatttataatattaaaaagaaaaaacaaaccacGTAAAATTACGAACCTTTTCTcccatgttttattgttttttccGTGCTTATACTTTTCTGCTCCACAATACTCGCAAAACATTAACCGTACAGTAACCACATACACACCAAACTGGTACGACAGCTACAGCGCAAACCACGTTTATATGTAGATCCAATTTTGCCGCGAGAATTATCAAATAGCGTGGTGGTACCTATTAGGGGAGCAGAAAACAGATTATCCTGAATCTGTATTGaatttaatataacaaaacTGCGGGTAAGTTTagaccaaagagattaaaaccatctggttttaatctctttgtttagactatattttgtttcttatttgTGTGTTCTTGGTgattaattgttataaaagtaaattttaatttgctgtgtttttctattttagttTCAACCGAGATTAGAAATTCGGGACAACTGTAGATAAAGTAAagtacaaataaaaatgtcttTCAATATCTGGTTACTTAAatcaatataacttttttatccttgtatgGCTGGTAACGAcatgtcgttataacacgggtgttctgttttaaacacctcgaCCCGCTTATACCATTTACCACTTATAGAACAACGAATGTATTTTAGAAACCCAAAAGCTCTCTTAATCAGACACTTCCAAATGGGAAACGCGTGCGGGGTGGTTAAAACGCTTTGCTCTTTCATATACTCCCACGTTTTCCCGGGTTTCCTGTTATATTACGCTATCCCTTTACGTTTATAATGCTATTCTGCGCTGTGGAAACGGGTTACATGCAAATATAAGATTCCAGCTCCAAATAGACCGAGTATATGCCTTATATTATAACTGCTATAAGCTTTAATCATTCGAATTTATTTAGAAAGACAAGCATATCAAGCTTGGTAAGACACATTCTCTGCTATAGGACCTGTTGTATAGAAATGAAACGTATCTACCTCGTCGTCGCGCTTATACTTGTGTGTGACTTCATGTCAACTACAGAGAGCTACAATGCAAGAGATTTAGCGAAACGGTAAATCTTAGTTTGtgaaatgtttactttttttataaataaattagtgTTTGCTTTAGCAACTacacttttatttaagtatttttaaccacagcgtgttttaaacgactCGATTTGCTAAACAATCCCCTCTTTTCattgctttatttaatttaatcttcgctattgtATATTATAGAAGTATAGAATGTTTGTTGCTCACTTGTCTTATAGGAACGTTGGTGTAAGTGGACAAAGAGTTGTGTCGATAATAGATTGGAGCAGGTAAGTTGCAGTAtggtagtgtggggtaagatggcccatgTTTGAGtatgtggggtaatatgggatacctTTCGCACGCAACATACCGTATTACGTAATTGTATGTTAAACGccaacaacgctcttttaaagtggTGAGGATAGGGTTGTAAGtactgtgggagaagatgggacacctttagaacataatatccgaatatcctgatgttgttttaaacaattaacaacggtctatgggagtcgcgaggatacggttttataattccttgaatgttctttgttttctactgggacgagaaaaatagaatgaaaaagtgtctcatccccaaaatagaaggaaaatgttccccaccctatactgtaattctgttaatattcttttttctgctaccaaatggggtaATAAAAGAATTaggaccatcttacctcaaccttTTATATCTGCAGTATTGTGTTTGTACAGGTTGGGTGATACAGCAGATATCAACGAATACTTATCGCGCTTGTTGGATTGTAAGTAGATTGCATTGCGTATCTTCATGGTTGTTCTAActttactgttgttttgtgtaattataatttaactttgtagACGAATCCGAGTGACACGAATGTAATTATGAAGAATTTGCATCCAACTACTggggataaataaaatataaaagatgcGCTGACGTATTCTCTATTATTCTAATACATATTGATGCTTTCTTATTAGGAgacatgtatgaaacagacaaGCTAGTGGttattatagtactgtggggtcagacgggacacctttaacatataatatccaaatatcctgatcgtgttttaaacaattaacagcagtctatgagagtcgtggggatacggttttataattctttgaatgttctttatttattaccaagtgggacgagaaaatagaatgaaaatgtgtcccatcttcccaaccctactatgtCAGATAATCACAACACCAATATACCAGTAAATCGTTTATTTAGAAAACAGAAGACCACGCAGTAAGTTGCGAGTCTTTAAAGGCGTCCAACAGTTGGACGAAAGATGAACAAAGTAACGATAGGAATTGTgtaaaagaataaatgaaaacgTAGGGCATTGACGTTGCATTGCAGGGGCATCATAAACGTTTGTACAAGAGTTTCCAGCGATCAACGCGTGGTAACTATTTACAATAGGGGAGGTTTCATAGCGGTCGCTAACAGGGGCGTATTCAGGGGGTGTTTAGGGGGTAAGGACACCccatttgtaaaaaaatgcttcactgcgttttttttttagattccaaaaaatgtttaaaaataaagtttaagaaATTAGTGAATACGCCCCTGTCGCAAAAGTAAACCAGTTTGTTAAAACGTTAGAAAAGCAATGATGAAATGAATTCTGTCTGGCTGACAGTGGAAATCACCAGAGAGACTTGTATTGGTGCATTGAAAACACCAGTATTCACAGTAGAATCCAAATATGTTGTAGTAGTGGCACAGTATCTATTTAATAGTCACAGGTTTAACCCTTTAGACCTCTATCTGTATCTCTTGTCCCGTAGACCCCACAGTTAAATTGTCTGTCTCTACATTTTCTGGCGTTGATTCAGATATTTGTCGCCCGTTGACCAATTCCTTCGTCACCGGGTGGAACACGGTGAGGAATTCTTGAACATGTTGACGACATATTGGACATTTCTGTTTAAGATAATTcatattagtttaaatgcataaaaacaaaaaacaaaattgcatAAAATTTTAGTATAAGCATATTATATGGGTTTCTGTTCAGTgtcaaaacatgaaaaaaaaacataaaagaaatcccatatttttgaTAGAAGTTAAATCTAAATTGAATTATATTAGTTGCTCTAACTACaaccaaatatatagtaggttgggagaggcagggatagttacacacatgaaaagtttaaaacaaatcaattCATTGTTTCTAATCATTGCTGAACAATATAGTGGCAAAAATTCCCAGGTAGGCCTGCCTTCTCGCCAACCCAGGTTTGGCACCACAGCAAAAAAGCATAATACACAACAAATGGGCTTGTTTTGCCACACTCTATTCTGTGGTTTGTTGCATGTTAGTGCAAAACCAACTATGTGTTTACTGGGAAATGTTTTTCATGAAATGAACCTAAATAACAATAGGTTTGGAGCATATGCAGTTTAAACCATACCACAACAACAAGCCTAATTATTAATTACCTCGCATCTAGCTGCGCAATACTTGCAGCATACTTGGTGTCCACACGGAACAAACGCGCTGTCGATTTCCGCGTCCAAACACACGCGGCATGTAAGAGCATCACTGATCATCGATAAACGCTCCCGGAGGACCTCCACTTCATCTTCTGGGATGTTGGAGGACTTTGGGGGGGAGGAGCCATGGACCTCGTTGTGGTTGTTTTGTACAAGTTGTTGTTTACGGTAAAGAATCCTCCGTGCGTTGTCGTACACCTCACGCGATGTACGTTGGATGTCAAACACATATTGCTTGCCTGGGTATGCAGAAGGAGGGGTTTAGATAATTGTAACATTTGTAAGGAGtttttatgaatgtaacttatttatactcgcatggcggagcaatgacagtcgttttaacttttaacatgggtgttctgtttcatacaccttgtgccagcttacgagttaccacgtatgtaacttattttttttttttttttaaatctaacaaacaaatataaatataaatgtaaaacaggTTTCTTTCTTGCAAAGCAACCCCTAGTAAACACAGAGCTTTTTTTGCACTAAGACACAACCACAAATGAAAATTCTGGCAAAACACATGTGTTGTTTATTGACTTACCCATGTCAGAATCATTGGGTCGGAACAACGCAAAGAAATGACCTTTGAAGTCGAGACTATGTTGATGCATTACTGATGAATGAACGGTATCCCAGGTGTAGAACGCTAACATCTCAGTTATTATTCTGCAATTTATTGGTTTATGAATATAAGTaatgaaaatacaaatttattgttataaatagGGGGATATGgtatcatttaaattttagttgttACAATATGGAATGTGCCCATGGGGTTACATCAAAATAaaccagattttaccctgctgttaggtgtctatacaaacaaacagagccaaagtatattgcattcaccacattaatcaatgaggttccctatgtttgacaactatgagtgtaactgtattttaacaatgtcaccgcagattttagcaaaaattgaaaaacatgaCACCTACGATAAATCCCCACAAAAAGACCAACAGTTTGCTACCATATagaaaattatcaaaaaagaGAAATGATTCACATTGCATAAAAACCCAAACATGATATAACACTCCACCTGTACAAAGCATTACTGTGGCTTTCCGATACTGTCCTAAAGTTCATGGTGGTAACTGAACCATCATCGGTGTAAATATGAATGTCAATCATTTTGCCCGAATGCGTGGCAAGCTGGATGGCCTTGAAAGGGATTTTAAAGAATTGAAAACAGTTTGTTAATCTTAGTGTTTGTGAATTACAAATATAATAGTTTGCAGTCAGAGGCGCCAAAGCTGGGGTGGCAAAAGCCAATACGTTAAACTTGATCCACATAAATGCGAGTCTTAATTATCTCTTGCCCCCCCtgcgttttataaaaaacgtcGCCTATATTTGCAATATAAACAGCGCAGTAAGCAACTTTGAGAAGTTCTATTTcattatgtttaaactaaaataataaaactttgcgTACAAAAACCAAGTGacttactttttaatttcttgaTTGTCCTCGCCCAAAACCTCGATCCCCCTCGGACCAACTCTTAGTATCACATTAAGGTGGTACCTCCTGCTCAGTGTCGGGCTGTTTGTGCTCTGGTTGGTTGTTGTGTTGGGTGGGGAATTGGTTTCTAGTTTGATATGGTAACACTCTGTACCATATGTGGGTAGGGTGGTGACTTCAGCGAGGAATTTACTGACGACCGAGGATTTAGATGAACCTCGTAGTTGGAGGTGTTCGTTGTGGACGCTGTGGGTGGAACAGAGGGTTATTACTGATTATTATGGAAGTAATTAAACAGGAGACCTGATTTGGTTAGGAAGNNNNNNNNNNNNNNNNNNNNNNNNNNNNNNNNNNNNNNNNNNNNNNNNNNNNNNNNNNNNNNNNNNNNNNNNNNNNNNNNNNNNNNNNNNNNNNNNNNNNNNNNNNNNNNNNNNNNNNNNNNNNNAGAACACATGTGTTGTTTATTGACTTACCCATGTCAGAATCATTGGGTCGAAACAACGCAAAGAAATGACCTTTGAAGTCGAGACTATGTTGATGCATTACTGATGAATGTACGGTATCCCAGGTGTAGAACGCTAACATCTCAGTTATTATTCTGCAATTTATTGGTTTATGAATACATATAGGTAATGAAAATACAAATTCATTGTTATAAATAGGGGTATATGgtatcatttaaattttagttgttACAATATGGAATGTGCCCATGGGGTTACATCAAAATAAACCAGATTTTAtcttgctgttaggtgtctatacaaacaagcagagccaaagtatattgtattccccacattaatcaatgaggttccctatgtttgacaactatgagtgtaactgtattttaacaatgtcaccccagattttaccctgctgttaggtgtctatacaaacaaacagagacaaagtatattgcattcaccacattaatcaatgaggttccctatgtttgacaactatgagtgtaactgtattttaacaatgtcaccgcagattttagcaaaaattgaaaaacatgaCACCTACGATAAATCCCCACAAAAAGACCAACATTTTGCTACCATATAGAAAATCATCAAAAAAGAGAAATGATTATCATTGCATAAAAACCCAAACATGATATAACACTCCACCTGTACAAAGCATTGCTGTGGCTTTCCGATACTGTCCTAAAGTTCATGGTGGTAACTGAACCATCATCGGTGTAAATATGAATGTCAATCATTTTGCCCGAATGGGTGGCAAGCTGGATGGCCTTGAAAGGGATTCTAAGAATTGAAAACAGTTTGTTAATCTTAGTGTTTGTGAATTACAAATATAATAGTTTGCAGTCAGAGGCGCCAAAGCTGGGGTGGCAAAAACCAATACGTTAAGCTTGACCCCCATAAATGCGAGTCTTAATTATCTCTTGCCTCCCCtgcgttttataaaaaacgtcGCCTATATTTGCAATATAAACAGCGCAGTAAGCAACTTTTAAGTTCTATTTCAttctgtttaaactaaaataataaaactttgcgtacacattatataaaaacaataaaaaaaatcagaagatcttttgatatttttataattttttgatatttttataatttttattgcatgaatgaaagttttttttacaaaaaccaagtgacttactttttaatttcttgaTTGTCCTCGCCCAAAACCTCGATCCCCCTCGGACCAACTCTTAGTATCACATTAAGGTGGTACCTCCTGCTCAGTGTCGGGCTGTTTGTGCTCTGGTTGGTTGTTGTGTTGGGTGGGGAATTGGTTTCTAGTTTGATATGGTAACACTCTGTACCATATGTGGGTAGGGTGGTGACTTCAGC
The window above is part of the Ciona intestinalis unplaced genomic scaffold, KH HT000060.2, whole genome shotgun sequence genome. Proteins encoded here:
- the LOC100177700 gene encoding uncharacterized protein LOC100177700, whose amino-acid sequence is MPYIITAISFNHSNLFRKTSISSLVRHILCYRTCCIEMKRIYLVVALILVCDFMSTTESYNARDLAKRNVGVSGQRVVSIIDWSRLGDTADINEYLSRLLDYESE
- the LOC100185567 gene encoding E3 ubiquitin-protein ligase MYLIP, which encodes MAHPLDLYNWQSSVVLCLVSKPDSVVIEVEVDRNAIGQDILDKVCASIGTIEKDYFGLQFYGPKREPLWLNLRNRITNKISGQCPFRLRLRAKYFVEPHYLIQETTRNLFYLQLKQDFSDGRLEIPLEKFAYMLALVAQVELGDLSHDYANADVFEAYTALCPSDDTAQAMYSGELINVHNEHLQLRGSSKSSVVSKFLAEVTTLPTYGTECYHIKLETNSPPNTTTNQSTNSPTLSRRYHLNVILRVGPRGIEVLGEDNQEIKKIPFKAIQLATHSGKMIDIHIYTDDGSVTTMNFRTVSESHSNALYRIITEMLAFYTWDTVHSSVMHQHSLDFKGHFFALFRPNDSDMGKQYVFDIQRTSREVYDNARRILYRKQQLVQNNHNEVHGSSPPKSSNIPEDEVEVLRERLSMISDALTCRVCLDAEIDSAFVPCGHQVCCKYCAARCEKCPICRQHVQEFLTVFHPVTKELVNGRQISESTPENVETDNLTVGSTGQEIQIEV